In a single window of the Drosophila subpulchrella strain 33 F10 #4 breed RU33 chromosome X, RU_Dsub_v1.1 Primary Assembly, whole genome shotgun sequence genome:
- the LOC119557217 gene encoding mucin-2 isoform X2, translated as MTHCLWSTMLAVLALLSMATSRSVRQVPSAYSHPPVLPGGYYGQPAYAYPPPYGYGYQAPPPPPPVYSPYYDNVFGVYKSYPGGGYPVRFDYNNRCSRNYIGIKPHPDQQQYYYVCKPNCVIFSKCRDLESFNSSSGRCGQHIPQHRLDHSPPQCQKEGRFPHPHDCKVYYRCDKNRTQPWLFACPSGTIFSPIERKCLPGDQCPSTEISNSGSYIPQNCELKFPECAGEGTFRSPTDCALYYTCRLQDSGTYLQTRFKCPGSNSFDTERKLCRPRNEVDCFDYVPAPQLPVPYAPQPYYPPYQAPPLFEEDDYDTDAREEQPGGFERPSVNVVIVPTKTTPTTTATTERTTAYYKYDNYPSYDYSSHHNKKEEPSAESQKVKNAEVLGGPKLSEHVVVLPTTPATTTTKETTKYQHKRYTYATESTKIEPALSGLHLSENIVILPTTTTTTTPKPTAPTCPTLLTPSTTVTIPKTTTTKTTTQRPKPTTQETSTVTEKTTTPTPKTTLVTTTTRKRSTTTHKSSPVTKTTKKATTITPKTTTSTEKPTTLKTTTVKTTTDKPTTTTQKTSTVASTTKETTESSPKPTTSTETPTTTTIKVSTVTTTTQKPKTTTPNPTTTTQETTTTTQKSTSVTTTTRKPTTTSQQTSTSKKTTTNTPKPTTTTLKTTTRDSSTTEVTSTTKKPTTTTQKISTINTTQKATTTTQKPTTVTTTTKKPITTTQKTSTVTTTTEKSTERSPDPTTSTEKPTTTTQKSSTITTTTQKPTSTTQKATTTTQKPTTVINTTKKPITTTRKRSTVTTTTEKSTESSPKPTTSTEKPTTTTQKTSTITTTTQKPTTTTPNPTSTTQTTTTTTAKPTSVTTTTQKPTTTTPKTSTVNTTTQKTTESSPKPTTSTEKPTTTTQKSSTVTTTTEEPTTSTPKPTTTTQKPITTSKETTTTTLKPTTVTTTTQKPTTTTPKTSTVTTTTQKTTESSPKPTTSTEKPTTTTQKSSTVTTTTEEPTTSTPKPTTTTQKPITTTKETTTTTLKPTTLTTTTQKPTTTPPKTSTVTTTTQKTTESTPKPTTSTEKPTTTTQKPTTSTPKPTTTTTPKPTTVTTTTQKPITTTPKTSTVTTSTTKTTSTEKPTTTILIVSSTTSQKPTTSTPKPTTTPTTPTTTTVTTTSQKSTTTTPKTSTVTTTSPKPSTSTLKPTTTTEKSTSVTATSTSIATTENPTTIPAQNSTTTTELTTVTRPHCPEPDSTSVSSPGDYPTEKVPQLIVKVYEPIDLKIVFCPKSCDQDHDHKYDPADNYKKSNCSGGCDEEEERIHKHVDIQWKPLELTDIAGFRNAV; from the exons ATGACGCACTGCCTCTGGTCGACGATGCTGGCCGTCCTGGCCCTGCTTTCCATGGCGACCAGTCGCTCGGTGCGCCAGGTGCCAAGTGCATATTCGCATCCGCCCGTGCTGCCCGGCGGATACTACGGACAGCCGGCCTACGCTTACCCCCCGCCCTACGGCTATGGATACCAGGCACCACCCCCACCGCCACCCGTCTACAGCCCTTATTACGACAACGTTTTCGGAGTCTACAAGAGCTACCCCGGCGGCGGATATCCCGTGCGGTTTGATTAT AACAATCGTTGCTCTCGGAACTACATTGGCATCAAGCCCCATCCGGATCAGCAGCAGTACTACTATGTCTGTAAGCCGAACTGTGTGATTTTTAGCAAATGTCGCGACCTTGAG AGTTTCAATTCGAGCAGTGGACGCTGCGGGCAACACATTCCCCAGCACAGGCTGGACCACAGTCCGCCGCAGTGCCAGAAGGAGGGCCGCTTTCCACATCCCCACGACTGCAAGGTGTACTACAGGTGCGACAAAAACCGGACGCAGCCCTGGCTCTTCGCCTGTCCATCGGGCACCATTTTCTCGCCGATAGAGCGCAAGTGCCTGCCCGGTGACCAGTGTCCCTCGACGGAGATATCGAATAGTGGCAGCTACATCCCACAGAACTGCGAGCTCAAGTTCCCCGAATGCGCCGGCGAGGGCACCTTCCGCTCGCCGACGGACTGCGCCCTCTACTACACATGTCGATTGCAAGACAGCGGTACCTACCTGCAGACGCGTTTCAAATGCCCCGGCAGCAATAGTTTTGATACCGAGCGGAAGCTGTGTCGTCCGCGCAACGAAGTCGACTGCTTTGACTATGTCCCGGCACCACAATTGCCGGTACCCTATGCTCCACAGCCATACTATCCACCCTATCAAGCGCCACCTCTCTTTGAGGAGGACGACTACGATACAGATGCCAGGGAAGAGCAGCCGGGAGGGTTTGAAAGACCCTCGGTAAATGTGGTTATTGTGCCCACAAAGACCACGCCAACGACCACAGCCACAACGGAGCGCACCACTGCCTATTACAAATACGACAATTATCCCTCATATGATTATTCCTCACATCATAACAAAAAAGAAGAACCGTCAGCAGAAAGCCAAAAGGTTAAGAATGCGGAAGTCTTAGGCGGACCTAAGTTGTCGGAGCACGTTGTAGTCCTGCCCACTACACCGGCGACTACGACTACCAAGGAAACCACCAAGTATCAACACAAAAGATACACCTATGCTACTGAGAGTACGAAAATCGAACCTGCATTAAGTGGCTTGCACCTTTCGGAAAATATTGTCATTCTGCCCACTACGACCACCACGACTACGCCAAAACCAACAGCTCCGACTTGCCCCACCTTACTAACGCCAAGTACAACAGTCACGATTCCGAAAACAACTACGACTAAAACCACCACTCAGAGACCAAAGCCAACGACTCAGGAAACCTCGACAGTTACCGAAAAAACTACCACACCGACTCCGAAAACTACTTTAGTGACAACAACGACTCGGAAACGAAGCACGACCACTCACAAATCGTCACCAGTTACTAAAACCACAAAAAAGGCAACAACAATTACTCCTAAAACCACAACAAGTACAGAAAAACCCACCACATTGAAAACTACAACAGTGAAAACAACTACTGATAAACCAACAACGACTACGCAGAAAACGTCAACAGTTGCTTCTACCACCAAAGAAACAACAGAAAGTTCACCTAAGCCTACAACAAGTACCGAAACACCAACCACGACTACTATTAAAGTCTCTACAGTAACTACGACTacacaaaaaccaaaaactacTACTCCTAATCCCACAACAACCACACAGGAAACCACAACGACGACTCAGAAGTCAACTAGTGTGACTACCACTACGCGAAAGCCTACAACTACTTCTCAGCAAACCTCAACTAGCAAGAAAACAACAACGAATACTCCGAAACCTACAACAACTACCCTGAAAACTACAACGAGGGATTCGAGCACAACTGAAGTGACATCCACTACCAAGAAACCAACCACGACTACTCAGAAAATCTCTACAATAAATACGACACAGAAAGCAACAACGACAACCCAAAAGCCAACTACAGTGACAACCACTACTAAAAAACCAATAACGACAACTCAGAAAACGTCAACAGTTACTACCACCACCGAAAAGTCCACAGAACGTTCTCCTGATCCCACAACGAGTACGGAAAAACCTACCACTACTACTCAAAAATCCTCTACAATAACTACGACTACTCAAAAACCTACTTCAACGACCCAGAAAGCAACAACGACAACCCAAAAGCCAACTACAGTGATAAACACTACTAAAAAACCAATAACGACAACTCGGAAAAGGTCAACAGTTACTACCACCACCGAAAAGTCCACAGAAAGTTCTCCTAAACCCACAACGAGTACGGAAAAACCTACCACTACTACTCAAAAAACCTCTACAATAACTACGACCACCCAAAAACCTACGACTACTACACCTAATCCTACTTCAACGACCcagacaacaacaacgacaacagCAAAGCCAACTTCAGTGACAACCACTACTCAGAAACCAACAACGACAACTCCGAAAACGTCAACAGTTAATACTACCACCCAAAAAACAACAGAAAGCTCTCCTAAGCCGACAACGAGTACCGAAAAACCAACAACGACTACTCAGAAAAGCTCTACAGTAACTACAACCACTGAAGAACCGACAACTTCTACGCCTAAACCTACAACGACTACTCAGAAACCTATAACAACGTCCAAGGAAACAACAACGACGACTTTAAAGCCAACAACTGTGACAACCACTACTCAAAAGCCAACAACGACCACTCCGAAAACGTCAACAGTTACTACTACCACCCAAAAAACAACAGAAAGTTCTCCTAAGCCGACAACGAGTACCGAAAAACCAACAACGACTACTCAGAAAAGCTCTACAGTAACTACAACCACTGAAGAACCGACAACTTCTACGCCTAAACCTACAACGACTACTCAGAAACCTATAACAACGACCAAGGAAACAACAACGACGACTCTGAAGCCAACTACTCTGACAACCACTACTCAAAAACCAACAACGACCCCTCCGAAAACGTCAACAGTTACTACTACCACCCAAAAAACAACAGAAAGTACTCCTAAGCCGACAACGAGTACCGAAAAACCAACAACGACTACTCAAAAACCGACAACTAGTACTCCAAAACCTACAACAACGACGACTCCGAAACCAACTACTGTGACAACCACTACGCAGAAACCAATAACGACCACTCCGAAAACGTCAACAGTTACTACCTCCACCACAAAAACCACAAGTACCGAAAAACCTACCACTACTATTTTAATAGTCTCTAGTACGACCTCTCAAAAACCAACAACATCTACTCCGAAACCTACAACAACGCCAACCACGCCAACGACAACTACTGTGACAACCACCAGTCAAAAGTCAACAACGACCACTCCGAAAACCTCTACAGTAACAACGACCTCACCAAAACCAAGCACAAGTACACTAAAACCGACCACTACTACTGAAAAATCGACATCAGTTACTGCAACAAGCACAAGTATCGCGACCACGGAGAATCCAACAACCATTCCTGCGCAAAACTCCACCACCACGACTGAGCTGACCACTGTCACGCGACCGCACTGTCCCGAACCCGACTCCACCTCAG TGTCCAGCCCCGGGGACTATCCCACCGAGAAGGTGCCGCAGCTCATCGTTAAGGTGTACGAGCCCATCGACCTGAAGATCGTCTTCTGCCCGAAGTCCTGCGACCAGGACCACGACCACAAATACG ACCCAGCTGATAATTATAAGAAGTCCAACTGCTCTGGAGGCtgcgacgaggaggaggagcggATCCACAAGCATGTCGACATACAGTGGAAGCCACTGGAACTGACCGACATCGCTGGCTTCCGCAACGCAGTTTAG
- the LOC119557217 gene encoding mucin-2 isoform X1, which produces MTHCLWSTMLAVLALLSMATSRSVRQVPSAYSHPPVLPGGYYGQPAYAYPPPYGYGYQAPPPPPPVYSPYYDNVFGVYKSYPGGGYPVRFDYNNRCSRNYIGIKPHPDQQQYYYVCKPNCVIFSKCRDLESFNSSSGRCGQHIPQHRLDHSPPQCQKEGRFPHPHDCKVYYRCDKNRTQPWLFACPSGTIFSPIERKCLPGDQCPSTEISNSGSYIPQNCELKFPECAGEGTFRSPTDCALYYTCRLQDSGTYLQTRFKCPGSNSFDTERKLCRPRNEVDCFDYVPAPQLPVPYAPQPYYPPYQAPPLFEEDDYDTDAREEQPGGFERPSVNVVIVPTKTTPTTTATTERTTAYYKYDNYPSYDYSSHHNKKEEPSAESQKVKNAEVLGGPKLSEHVVVLPTTPATTTTKETTKYQHKRYTYATESTKIEPALSGLHLSENIVILPTTTTTTTPKPTAPTCPTLLTPSTTVTIPKTTTTKTTTQRPKPTTQETSTVTEKTTTPTPKTTLVTTTTRKRSTTTHKSSPVTKTTKKATTITPKTTTSTEKPTTLKTTTVKTTTDKPTTTTQKTSTVASTTKETTESSPKPTTSTETPTTTTIKVSTVTTTTQKPKTTTPNPTTTTQETTTTTQKSTSVTTTTRKPTTTSQQTSTSKKTTTNTPKPTTTTLKTTTRDSSTTEVTSTTKKPTTTTQKISTINTTQKATTTTQKPTTVTTTTKKPITTTQKTSTVTTTTEKSTERSPDPTTSTEKPTTTTQKSSTITTTTQKPTSTTQKATTTTQKPTTVINTTKKPITTTRKRSTVTTTTEKSTESSPKPTTSTEKPTTTTQKTSTITTTTQKPTTTTPNPTSTTQTTTTTTAKPTSVTTTTQKPTTTTPKTSTVNTTTQKTTESSPKPTTSTEKPTTTTQKSSTVTTTTEEPTTSTPKPTTTTQKPITTSKETTTTTLKPTTVTTTTQKPTTTTPKTSTVTTTTQKTTESSPKPTTSTEKPTTTTQKSSTVTTTTEEPTTSTPKPTTTTQKPITTTKETTTTTLKPTTLTTTTQKPTTTPPKTSTVTTTTQKTTESTPKPTTSTEKPTTTTQKPTTSTPKPTTTTTPKPTTVTTTTQKPITTTPKTSTVTTSTTKTTSTEKPTTTILIVSSTTSQKPTTSTPKPTTTPTTPTTTTVTTTSQKSTTTTPKTSTVTTTSPKPSTSTLKPTTTTEKSTSVTATSTSIATTENPTTIPAQNSTTTTELTTVTRPHCPEPDSTSDNNTNPACTQELRQVKQLQLHSPQKPEELTHRQANIDLIESRNILGGRDESDYMDDAPSSGEGESGQATTARPSTMSTLAAAHLLQKLFHRISTTPPSRKHSSSPRPSSQQSSTSQQSSSSQQSSSSQRSPGVTLAQMARHNLATSKPFIAHSLRLSIQQLAAPTQKRSIQPQALVSLNTTKKEPEDSEYYDSETSEQYADDEDNEVLTITQPKAMASTTVAAVLPAPSELTTERERLETTSLPSQTRSVSSSTTAQPTTAGDLEYGDSFADSDYPNDGNEVPNSVVTSLEARKSFLLSLLKERLTRVEDKKPSPTSTTDGPQTTRPTKSTTSSTSSTQRSETTTSTPSPTFAPTRAKNSTHLSSEYYDEDEDYMEDEPVNSFDAENKEGGTGLVANKGERYSRVPRLSDTRYSA; this is translated from the exons ATGACGCACTGCCTCTGGTCGACGATGCTGGCCGTCCTGGCCCTGCTTTCCATGGCGACCAGTCGCTCGGTGCGCCAGGTGCCAAGTGCATATTCGCATCCGCCCGTGCTGCCCGGCGGATACTACGGACAGCCGGCCTACGCTTACCCCCCGCCCTACGGCTATGGATACCAGGCACCACCCCCACCGCCACCCGTCTACAGCCCTTATTACGACAACGTTTTCGGAGTCTACAAGAGCTACCCCGGCGGCGGATATCCCGTGCGGTTTGATTAT AACAATCGTTGCTCTCGGAACTACATTGGCATCAAGCCCCATCCGGATCAGCAGCAGTACTACTATGTCTGTAAGCCGAACTGTGTGATTTTTAGCAAATGTCGCGACCTTGAG AGTTTCAATTCGAGCAGTGGACGCTGCGGGCAACACATTCCCCAGCACAGGCTGGACCACAGTCCGCCGCAGTGCCAGAAGGAGGGCCGCTTTCCACATCCCCACGACTGCAAGGTGTACTACAGGTGCGACAAAAACCGGACGCAGCCCTGGCTCTTCGCCTGTCCATCGGGCACCATTTTCTCGCCGATAGAGCGCAAGTGCCTGCCCGGTGACCAGTGTCCCTCGACGGAGATATCGAATAGTGGCAGCTACATCCCACAGAACTGCGAGCTCAAGTTCCCCGAATGCGCCGGCGAGGGCACCTTCCGCTCGCCGACGGACTGCGCCCTCTACTACACATGTCGATTGCAAGACAGCGGTACCTACCTGCAGACGCGTTTCAAATGCCCCGGCAGCAATAGTTTTGATACCGAGCGGAAGCTGTGTCGTCCGCGCAACGAAGTCGACTGCTTTGACTATGTCCCGGCACCACAATTGCCGGTACCCTATGCTCCACAGCCATACTATCCACCCTATCAAGCGCCACCTCTCTTTGAGGAGGACGACTACGATACAGATGCCAGGGAAGAGCAGCCGGGAGGGTTTGAAAGACCCTCGGTAAATGTGGTTATTGTGCCCACAAAGACCACGCCAACGACCACAGCCACAACGGAGCGCACCACTGCCTATTACAAATACGACAATTATCCCTCATATGATTATTCCTCACATCATAACAAAAAAGAAGAACCGTCAGCAGAAAGCCAAAAGGTTAAGAATGCGGAAGTCTTAGGCGGACCTAAGTTGTCGGAGCACGTTGTAGTCCTGCCCACTACACCGGCGACTACGACTACCAAGGAAACCACCAAGTATCAACACAAAAGATACACCTATGCTACTGAGAGTACGAAAATCGAACCTGCATTAAGTGGCTTGCACCTTTCGGAAAATATTGTCATTCTGCCCACTACGACCACCACGACTACGCCAAAACCAACAGCTCCGACTTGCCCCACCTTACTAACGCCAAGTACAACAGTCACGATTCCGAAAACAACTACGACTAAAACCACCACTCAGAGACCAAAGCCAACGACTCAGGAAACCTCGACAGTTACCGAAAAAACTACCACACCGACTCCGAAAACTACTTTAGTGACAACAACGACTCGGAAACGAAGCACGACCACTCACAAATCGTCACCAGTTACTAAAACCACAAAAAAGGCAACAACAATTACTCCTAAAACCACAACAAGTACAGAAAAACCCACCACATTGAAAACTACAACAGTGAAAACAACTACTGATAAACCAACAACGACTACGCAGAAAACGTCAACAGTTGCTTCTACCACCAAAGAAACAACAGAAAGTTCACCTAAGCCTACAACAAGTACCGAAACACCAACCACGACTACTATTAAAGTCTCTACAGTAACTACGACTacacaaaaaccaaaaactacTACTCCTAATCCCACAACAACCACACAGGAAACCACAACGACGACTCAGAAGTCAACTAGTGTGACTACCACTACGCGAAAGCCTACAACTACTTCTCAGCAAACCTCAACTAGCAAGAAAACAACAACGAATACTCCGAAACCTACAACAACTACCCTGAAAACTACAACGAGGGATTCGAGCACAACTGAAGTGACATCCACTACCAAGAAACCAACCACGACTACTCAGAAAATCTCTACAATAAATACGACACAGAAAGCAACAACGACAACCCAAAAGCCAACTACAGTGACAACCACTACTAAAAAACCAATAACGACAACTCAGAAAACGTCAACAGTTACTACCACCACCGAAAAGTCCACAGAACGTTCTCCTGATCCCACAACGAGTACGGAAAAACCTACCACTACTACTCAAAAATCCTCTACAATAACTACGACTACTCAAAAACCTACTTCAACGACCCAGAAAGCAACAACGACAACCCAAAAGCCAACTACAGTGATAAACACTACTAAAAAACCAATAACGACAACTCGGAAAAGGTCAACAGTTACTACCACCACCGAAAAGTCCACAGAAAGTTCTCCTAAACCCACAACGAGTACGGAAAAACCTACCACTACTACTCAAAAAACCTCTACAATAACTACGACCACCCAAAAACCTACGACTACTACACCTAATCCTACTTCAACGACCcagacaacaacaacgacaacagCAAAGCCAACTTCAGTGACAACCACTACTCAGAAACCAACAACGACAACTCCGAAAACGTCAACAGTTAATACTACCACCCAAAAAACAACAGAAAGCTCTCCTAAGCCGACAACGAGTACCGAAAAACCAACAACGACTACTCAGAAAAGCTCTACAGTAACTACAACCACTGAAGAACCGACAACTTCTACGCCTAAACCTACAACGACTACTCAGAAACCTATAACAACGTCCAAGGAAACAACAACGACGACTTTAAAGCCAACAACTGTGACAACCACTACTCAAAAGCCAACAACGACCACTCCGAAAACGTCAACAGTTACTACTACCACCCAAAAAACAACAGAAAGTTCTCCTAAGCCGACAACGAGTACCGAAAAACCAACAACGACTACTCAGAAAAGCTCTACAGTAACTACAACCACTGAAGAACCGACAACTTCTACGCCTAAACCTACAACGACTACTCAGAAACCTATAACAACGACCAAGGAAACAACAACGACGACTCTGAAGCCAACTACTCTGACAACCACTACTCAAAAACCAACAACGACCCCTCCGAAAACGTCAACAGTTACTACTACCACCCAAAAAACAACAGAAAGTACTCCTAAGCCGACAACGAGTACCGAAAAACCAACAACGACTACTCAAAAACCGACAACTAGTACTCCAAAACCTACAACAACGACGACTCCGAAACCAACTACTGTGACAACCACTACGCAGAAACCAATAACGACCACTCCGAAAACGTCAACAGTTACTACCTCCACCACAAAAACCACAAGTACCGAAAAACCTACCACTACTATTTTAATAGTCTCTAGTACGACCTCTCAAAAACCAACAACATCTACTCCGAAACCTACAACAACGCCAACCACGCCAACGACAACTACTGTGACAACCACCAGTCAAAAGTCAACAACGACCACTCCGAAAACCTCTACAGTAACAACGACCTCACCAAAACCAAGCACAAGTACACTAAAACCGACCACTACTACTGAAAAATCGACATCAGTTACTGCAACAAGCACAAGTATCGCGACCACGGAGAATCCAACAACCATTCCTGCGCAAAACTCCACCACCACGACTGAGCTGACCACTGTCACGCGACCGCACTGTCCCGAACCCGACTCCACCTCAG ATAACAACACAAATCCCGCATGCACACAAGAACTCCGACAAGTCAAACAACTTCAACTACACTCACCGCAAAAACCTGAAGAACTCACCCACAGACAAGCCAACATAGATTTAATCGAAAGTAGGAATATTTTGGGTGGGCGGGATGAGTCCGACTACATGGACGATGCACCATCTTCGGGGGAGGGGGAATCTGGGCAGGCGACAACAGCTAGGCCTTCGACCATGTCCACGCTGGCCGCGGCCCACCTGCTGCAGAAGCTCTTCCACAGAATCTCCACCACGCCGCCGAGCAGGAAGCACTCTTCTAGCCCACGTCCGTCCAGTCAGCAATCCTCCACCAGCCAGCAATCCTCCTCCAGCCAGCAATCCTCCTCAAGCCAGCGTTCGCCCGGCGTGACCCTTGCCCAGATGGCCAGGCACAATCTGGCCACCTCCAAGCCCTTCATCGCCCACTCCCTGCGACTTTCTATCCAGCAGCTGGCCGCCCCAACTCAGAAGCGTTCCATTCAGCCTCAGGCGCTCGTGTCACTGAACACCACCAAGAAGGAGCCGGAGGACTCCGAGTACTATGACAGCGAGACTTCTGAGCAGTATGCAGACGACGAGGACAATGAAGTGCTGACGATAACTCAGCCGAAGGCCATGGCTAGCACCACGGTGGCTGCAGTTCTTCCGGCTCCGTCTGAGCTGACCACTGAGCGAGAGCGTCTTGAGACTACTTCCTTGCCAAGTCAGACCAGGTCCGTTTCCAGTTCCACCACAGCTCAGCCGACGACCGCTGGTGACCTGGAGTATGGCGACAGCTTTGCGGACTCTGACTATCCCAACGACGGGAATGAGGTTCCGAATAGCGTGGTCACGAGCCTGGAAGCCAGGAAGAGCTTCTTGCTGAGCCTGCTAAAGGAGCGGCTAACTCGAGTGGAGGACAAGAAGCCTTCGCCAACGTCAACCACAGATGGTCCTCAGACAACTCGTCCTACGAAGAGCACAACTTCCAGCACGAGTTCAACCCAAAGGTCTGAAACGACTACGAGTACGCCGTCACCTACATTTGCACCGACTCGAGCCAAGAATTCGACACATCTAAGCTCGGAATACTATGATGAGGATGAGGACTATATGGAAGACGAGCCGGTCAATTCTTTTGATGCTGAGAACAAAGAAGGGGGCACAGGATTAGTAGccaacaagggagaacgctatagtcgagtacctcgactatcagatacccgttactcagcttaa